A region of Salinibacter sp. 10B DNA encodes the following proteins:
- the rsmA gene encoding 16S rRNA (adenine(1518)-N(6)/adenine(1519)-N(6))-dimethyltransferase RsmA, whose product MSSRFPFRPKQSLGQNFLHDPNMAEKIVDTLQAPPEAHVVEVGAGTGELTTLLADRYEHLTAIEIDERAVAVLREKMPALDVRQADVLETNWPALAAEKEGPLYVISNMPYYLTSELLFALLEHRSHVAEAVLTMQKAVAERLVAEPKTKAYGILSVLLQLFSDPKLCYGVPPQVFTPQPDVSSAVVRITFGDEEAPEDLTLDDVRPYVRAAFNQRRKMLRNSLSAWAKDQDVTLPNDWGRKRAEALMPDDFAELARFLNAEADPVEGR is encoded by the coding sequence ATGTCCAGCCGTTTTCCCTTTCGTCCCAAGCAGAGCCTCGGTCAGAATTTTCTGCACGACCCGAACATGGCCGAGAAGATTGTCGACACCCTCCAGGCCCCACCAGAAGCACACGTCGTGGAGGTGGGGGCAGGCACAGGAGAGTTGACGACGCTGCTGGCGGATCGCTACGAACACCTGACGGCCATCGAGATCGACGAGCGGGCGGTGGCTGTTCTGCGAGAAAAAATGCCGGCCCTCGATGTTCGGCAGGCAGATGTGCTGGAGACAAACTGGCCGGCCCTTGCCGCTGAGAAGGAGGGACCGCTGTACGTCATCAGCAACATGCCGTACTACCTGACGAGTGAGTTGCTCTTTGCGTTGCTGGAGCACCGATCGCACGTAGCGGAGGCGGTGCTTACGATGCAAAAGGCGGTGGCCGAGCGGCTGGTGGCCGAGCCGAAGACGAAGGCATACGGCATTCTCAGTGTGCTGCTTCAGCTTTTTTCCGACCCGAAGCTGTGTTACGGGGTGCCACCGCAGGTTTTTACCCCCCAGCCCGATGTGTCCAGTGCCGTGGTTCGCATCACCTTCGGCGACGAGGAGGCACCGGAGGATCTGACGCTCGATGACGTACGGCCGTACGTCCGAGCGGCCTTCAATCAGCGACGCAAGATGCTTCGGAATAGCCTGAGTGCCTGGGCGAAGGACCAGGACGTGACCCTGCCGAACGACTGGGGGCGAAAGCGGGCCGAGGCGCTTATGCCCGACGATTTTGCGGAACTCGCCCGATTTCTGAATGCAGAGGCTGACCCCGTCGAGGGGCGGTAG
- a CDS encoding sulfatase: MKRLWALLFVCIALYLGPGGLHAQERQDVQERQDVQERQDVQERPNILFAFADDWGYPHAGAYGDPTVNTPTFDRLAAEGVLFTRAFVSSPSCTPSRGAVLAGQDFWRLGAAANLWSTFPEDVEVYPSLLAERSGYAVGHTRKGWGPGRIGDRSHNPAGPAFDRFTQFLDQRSGDQPFAFWFGSHDPHRTYSDSLRRAMGIDPATVEVPPMLPDVPAVRRDIANYYAEVQRFDREVGRLLQTLAERGELKNTIVVMSGDHGWPFPRGKANLYDAGTRVPLAIWWPDRVEAGRTISEFVNLTDLAPTFLEVGGVPVPEEMTGQSLMDLLVPSEHDRPERGRDYVVMGRERHTPAQESPNDGGYPVRALRTDDYLYIRNYYPDRWPAGTPHYRRAATNNGWLGDTDNGPTKFYLWAHRSGRSRLQELYEQSFAKRPAVELYDLRSDPHQLHNVATDPDYAEVRKRLGERLPTLLRRRDDPRAIGTNPTLDRPPYFGGIPSWPGDSTLTPYR, from the coding sequence ATGAAACGTCTATGGGCGCTGCTTTTTGTTTGCATAGCACTGTATCTTGGGCCCGGCGGACTCCACGCCCAGGAGCGTCAAGACGTCCAGGAGCGTCAAGACGTCCAGGAGCGTCAAGACGTCCAGGAGCGCCCGAACATTCTCTTTGCTTTTGCCGACGACTGGGGGTATCCCCATGCCGGAGCCTACGGCGATCCGACCGTTAACACCCCAACCTTTGATCGGCTGGCGGCGGAGGGCGTGCTCTTTACCCGAGCCTTTGTGTCTTCGCCGTCTTGTACTCCCTCACGAGGGGCGGTGCTTGCTGGGCAAGACTTTTGGCGGTTGGGAGCGGCGGCAAACCTCTGGTCGACGTTCCCGGAGGACGTGGAGGTCTATCCGTCCCTCCTGGCCGAGCGATCCGGCTACGCGGTAGGTCATACCCGGAAGGGCTGGGGGCCGGGTCGGATTGGGGATCGGTCTCACAATCCGGCCGGGCCCGCGTTTGACCGCTTTACGCAGTTCCTTGATCAGCGATCGGGGGACCAGCCCTTTGCGTTTTGGTTCGGGAGTCACGATCCGCATCGTACCTATTCGGACAGCCTTCGACGGGCCATGGGCATCGATCCCGCTACGGTTGAGGTGCCTCCCATGCTGCCCGACGTGCCCGCTGTTCGACGGGACATTGCCAACTACTATGCTGAGGTGCAGCGATTTGACCGCGAGGTGGGGCGCCTGCTTCAGACATTGGCCGAGCGCGGCGAACTGAAGAATACAATCGTCGTGATGAGTGGCGATCACGGCTGGCCCTTTCCGCGAGGCAAGGCGAATCTGTACGACGCTGGCACGCGTGTGCCCCTTGCCATTTGGTGGCCGGACCGGGTGGAGGCGGGACGAACGATCTCCGAATTTGTAAACCTTACAGATCTTGCGCCGACCTTTCTCGAAGTGGGAGGGGTACCTGTGCCCGAGGAGATGACCGGTCAGTCTCTGATGGACCTACTGGTTCCGTCCGAGCACGATCGCCCGGAGAGGGGACGCGACTACGTGGTCATGGGACGCGAACGGCATACTCCGGCCCAGGAGAGTCCCAACGACGGCGGATATCCGGTTCGGGCCCTTCGTACAGACGACTACTTGTACATTCGCAACTATTATCCTGATCGGTGGCCGGCGGGTACCCCGCACTACCGAAGGGCCGCCACGAACAACGGCTGGCTGGGCGACACAGACAACGGGCCCACTAAATTTTATCTCTGGGCGCACCGCTCGGGGCGATCCCGGCTGCAGGAGCTGTACGAGCAGTCGTTTGCAAAACGACCGGCCGTGGAGCTTTATGATCTAAGAAGCGACCCGCATCAACTTCACAACGTAGCGACCGATCCAGACTACGCGGAGGTCCGGAAGCGTCTGGGCGAGCGGCTCCCCACGCTTCTTCGCCGCCGTGATGATCCCCGGGCGATTGGGACAAACCCCACCTTGGATCGCCCCCCGTACTTTGGCGGCATTCCGTCCTGGCCAGGCGACAGCACGCTGACACCGTACCGCTAG
- the atpD gene encoding F0F1 ATP synthase subunit beta, which produces MEVGTNEVQGTIIEVVGPVVDAEFPEDGVPDILDALRVERDEGTDLILEVQQHLGERRVRAIAMDSTDGLQRQQEIIATGQPITVPIGEEIRGRLFNVVGEPIDGLPEPDVDEHRPIHQSPPDFDQLAGSQEILETGIKVMDLIQPVPKGGKVGLFGGAGVGKTVLIMELINNIAKAHEGLSVFSGVGERTREGNDLLREMLEAGVMTYGDEFMESMEEGGWDLDKVDFEAMKDSNISLVFGQMNEPPGARARVGLTGLTIAEYFRDLGGRDVLFFLDNIFRFVQAGSEMSALMGRMPSAVGYQPTLASEMGDLQERITSTQKGSITSFQAVYVPADDLTDPAPATTFAHLDATTVLSRQLATQGIYPAIDPLDSTSQMLNERALSKEHYETAQDVKEILQRYKELQDIIAILGMDELSDEDKQAVNRARRVQRFLSQPFFVAEQFTGQPGKFVSIEETIRGFRMILDGELDHLPERAFLLKGTIDEVIEEGEEMLEEE; this is translated from the coding sequence ATGGAAGTAGGTACCAACGAAGTTCAGGGCACGATCATCGAGGTCGTCGGCCCGGTCGTCGACGCTGAATTTCCAGAAGACGGCGTCCCCGACATTCTGGACGCCCTTCGCGTGGAACGCGACGAGGGAACCGATCTCATTCTGGAGGTGCAGCAGCACCTCGGCGAGCGGCGTGTTCGCGCCATCGCCATGGACTCGACCGACGGCCTGCAACGCCAGCAAGAGATCATCGCCACGGGCCAGCCGATCACGGTGCCCATCGGGGAGGAAATCCGCGGGCGTCTCTTTAACGTCGTGGGCGAACCCATCGACGGCCTTCCGGAGCCCGACGTGGATGAGCACCGCCCCATCCACCAAAGCCCGCCCGACTTCGACCAGCTTGCCGGGTCTCAAGAGATTCTGGAGACGGGCATCAAGGTGATGGACCTGATCCAGCCCGTGCCGAAGGGCGGAAAGGTTGGCCTCTTCGGCGGTGCCGGCGTGGGCAAGACGGTGCTCATCATGGAACTCATCAACAACATCGCCAAGGCGCACGAGGGCCTCTCGGTCTTCTCCGGCGTCGGCGAGCGGACGCGTGAGGGGAACGACCTTCTCCGCGAGATGCTGGAAGCCGGTGTAATGACGTATGGCGATGAGTTTATGGAGTCGATGGAGGAAGGGGGATGGGACCTCGATAAGGTCGACTTCGAGGCCATGAAGGACAGTAATATTTCCCTCGTCTTCGGCCAGATGAACGAGCCCCCCGGAGCGCGGGCCCGCGTGGGCCTCACCGGCCTCACCATTGCGGAGTACTTCCGCGACCTTGGAGGCCGCGACGTGCTCTTCTTCCTCGACAACATCTTCCGCTTTGTGCAGGCCGGATCGGAGATGTCGGCCCTGATGGGTCGGATGCCGAGCGCCGTGGGCTACCAGCCAACGCTCGCCTCCGAGATGGGCGACCTGCAGGAGCGCATTACCTCTACGCAGAAGGGATCGATTACGTCGTTCCAGGCCGTATACGTGCCGGCCGACGACCTCACAGACCCTGCCCCGGCCACCACGTTCGCCCACCTCGACGCTACGACAGTGCTCTCGCGTCAATTGGCCACCCAGGGCATCTATCCGGCCATCGACCCGCTCGACTCAACGAGTCAGATGCTCAACGAGCGGGCGCTCAGCAAGGAGCACTACGAAACGGCGCAGGACGTGAAGGAGATTCTGCAGCGCTACAAGGAGCTGCAGGACATCATCGCCATCCTAGGCATGGACGAGCTGAGCGACGAGGACAAGCAGGCCGTCAACCGCGCCCGTCGCGTGCAGCGGTTCCTCAGTCAGCCCTTCTTCGTGGCCGAGCAGTTCACCGGCCAGCCCGGGAAGTTTGTCTCCATTGAGGAGACCATCCGCGGCTTCCGCATGATCCTCGACGGCGAGCTCGATCACCTGCCCGAGCGGGCCTTCCTCCTGAAGGGAACGATCGACGAGGTCATCGAGGAAGGAGAAGAGATGCTCGAAGAAGAATAA
- the atpC gene encoding ATP synthase F1 subunit epsilon, which translates to MADELDVDIVTPDGQTFQGSANGVRAPGVEGSFEVRNAHAPMIAAFGIGPLIVKTDSAHEYADVHDNRIVFATSGGFLEVVENQVTVLGETVEPASEIDVERAENAEERALQRLEDGVQGEERETYEAALERARNRLRVGMGQVGTKS; encoded by the coding sequence ATGGCAGACGAACTTGACGTCGACATTGTCACGCCGGACGGACAGACGTTCCAGGGCTCGGCGAACGGGGTGCGCGCCCCCGGCGTGGAAGGGTCCTTCGAGGTGCGCAACGCCCATGCCCCGATGATCGCCGCCTTCGGGATCGGACCGCTCATCGTCAAAACCGACTCGGCCCACGAGTACGCCGACGTACACGACAACCGCATCGTGTTTGCCACGAGCGGGGGCTTTCTGGAGGTCGTGGAGAATCAGGTAACGGTTCTCGGGGAAACGGTGGAGCCGGCATCGGAAATTGACGTCGAGCGTGCCGAAAATGCGGAGGAGCGTGCCCTGCAACGCCTGGAAGATGGCGTGCAGGGCGAGGAGCGGGAAACGTACGAGGCCGCCCTCGAGCGCGCCCGCAATCGTCTTCGCGTCGGGATGGGTCAGGTCGGCACGAAGTCGTAA
- a CDS encoding response regulator encodes MLWVGCESERAPEVYTTADAIEQASIDETLHGRPVRMEGVVTYIDPSWGLLFVQDRTGGLYVNTDGLETRPSVGERIRLTGVVASPSIGVDSVQVQTLGEASLPRPDQRTLRSLKLERHAADWVQVEGVVRDVQTEARRLVITLVGQEERLVTRVLRFPERGERTLVGAKVQVRGTVARLERVTDGPNKLQLYVPSLQQVQVMRPASDAPTYNVRHVQNPAFQADMPGLRMRGTVARRTGGLLFRLRDKTGTIQVQSASDVTVEQGDSVEVIGFRSRSTNRVYLRGAKVRRLGTDSSPQSASLVEDPSVLRRVESVLQMTETEAERRHPVHVEGVLTYVDPAWDIMFVEGDTGGIYVSADSVSWARATAGQRVTIRGVSGPGSFAPVIQEARVHLQGKGPLPKAPSVPLARILTGEEDAQWRSVSGTVQALQKDRMGHTFVTLDTGPEQIDLHIPPRFSDQGAPKNLIGARIRVRGVCSARFNEREQFVGVKMFVPGWSAISVRERGPDTPFALPADSIRRLLNFDSEEGPQSMARVKGIVTHQTPGGDLYVQDATGAVFVQARKHRPVEVGDRVSVVGFEAPGMHDPILENAWYRVRGEGAAPSPFLLQGKNALRASYDGHLVQLEATLLDHLRLDDQHVLTLRTGPHVYEATLQGENGADSLASIRTGSRVQATGIYNVRVDQTSRGVSPQSFELTLRDATDVRVVEPAPWWDWRHTTGLVVVLVVLGLGAVSWGIALRRTVQEQTEVIREKLDAEKQLKKQAEAASRAKSEFLANMSHEIRTPMNGVIGMVELVLDTDLTTEQRQYLSMAKSSARSLMSIINDILDFSKNEAGKLTLETTTFSLREQVIPTLRTLARRAHRKGLELIVDIDPAVPDRVVGDPTRLTQVLVNLVDNAIKFTETGEVEVGIEREAAAPSEGTADSGETRAPVRLHLWVRDTGTGIPPEKQGRIFEAFEQADMSTTRKYGGTGLGLVIAAQLVELMEGEIWLDSTVGEGSTFHVTVKLGEAGQQDGEAPEESQTDERPSLQEWDGARALVAMENDAARQLLGRVLEEWGVDPTLVDAPEKARARKRAAADGDEEAYALVLIDDTIGKVDGRVLAAQVREEKRDGQENIVLFSAMTEADIGVESGAAVDERLLKPFTRPQLRTCLDRVRRGTTGEAGSSRSSATAEKSEGAQTDGETHPLRVLLAEDDQTSQQLIVRLLERQGHAVTVATTGRAAVTKWKQEDFDLVLMDVQMPEVNGVAATREIRSMEEGDPVPIIALTARASKEDRNECLRAGMDDYLAKPVSIEALRTVVAEFGGEEPRETKESPETDGRAG; translated from the coding sequence ATGCTATGGGTAGGATGCGAGTCCGAGCGGGCCCCCGAGGTGTATACCACTGCCGACGCGATCGAGCAGGCGAGCATCGACGAGACGTTACACGGACGTCCGGTGCGGATGGAGGGAGTTGTGACCTATATCGATCCGAGCTGGGGACTTTTGTTTGTGCAGGACCGTACGGGAGGGCTCTACGTGAACACCGACGGCTTGGAGACCCGGCCGTCCGTGGGAGAGCGTATTCGGCTCACAGGAGTGGTCGCGTCTCCGAGCATCGGGGTCGATTCTGTACAGGTCCAGACGCTTGGCGAGGCGTCATTGCCTCGTCCCGACCAGCGAACCCTCCGGTCCCTAAAGCTTGAGCGGCATGCGGCCGACTGGGTTCAGGTGGAAGGGGTGGTTCGCGATGTGCAGACGGAGGCCCGACGGCTTGTAATTACGCTCGTTGGTCAGGAGGAGCGGCTTGTAACGCGAGTGCTTCGGTTTCCGGAGCGTGGGGAACGGACCCTCGTTGGGGCGAAGGTCCAGGTGCGTGGGACAGTTGCTCGTTTGGAACGAGTGACGGATGGCCCCAACAAGCTCCAACTGTACGTGCCGTCCTTGCAGCAAGTACAGGTGATGCGTCCGGCCTCCGATGCGCCGACGTACAACGTACGGCACGTTCAGAATCCTGCGTTTCAGGCCGATATGCCCGGCCTTCGGATGCGAGGAACGGTTGCACGGCGGACCGGAGGCTTACTCTTTCGGCTCCGGGACAAGACGGGGACCATTCAGGTTCAGTCTGCCAGTGACGTGACGGTGGAGCAGGGCGATTCGGTGGAGGTCATTGGGTTCCGGTCCCGAAGCACCAATCGGGTGTATCTACGAGGGGCAAAGGTACGCCGGTTGGGGACTGATTCGTCCCCGCAGTCCGCCTCGTTAGTGGAGGATCCCTCCGTACTCCGGCGCGTGGAGTCGGTATTACAGATGACGGAGACCGAGGCTGAACGGCGCCATCCCGTTCATGTTGAGGGAGTTCTCACCTACGTGGATCCGGCATGGGACATTATGTTCGTGGAGGGGGACACGGGAGGCATTTACGTGTCGGCCGATTCGGTTTCATGGGCGCGTGCGACCGCCGGTCAGCGCGTGACCATTCGTGGAGTGAGTGGACCGGGAAGTTTCGCGCCCGTCATTCAAGAGGCGCGGGTCCACTTACAGGGAAAGGGACCTCTTCCGAAGGCCCCGTCGGTTCCCCTCGCGCGGATTCTCACGGGGGAAGAAGACGCACAGTGGCGTTCTGTCAGCGGGACAGTGCAGGCCCTGCAAAAGGACCGAATGGGGCACACGTTTGTGACGCTCGATACGGGACCGGAGCAGATTGATTTGCACATTCCACCCCGGTTTTCCGATCAGGGGGCCCCGAAGAACCTGATCGGCGCTCGCATTCGAGTGCGGGGCGTGTGTAGTGCTCGGTTCAACGAGCGGGAGCAGTTTGTTGGGGTGAAGATGTTCGTTCCGGGCTGGTCGGCAATCAGCGTCCGAGAGCGCGGTCCCGACACCCCTTTTGCTCTCCCGGCGGACTCGATTCGTCGCCTACTGAACTTCGATTCCGAGGAAGGTCCCCAGTCGATGGCACGGGTGAAAGGAATTGTGACCCACCAGACGCCGGGTGGGGATCTGTACGTACAGGACGCCACGGGGGCAGTCTTTGTACAGGCCCGCAAGCACCGTCCTGTGGAGGTGGGCGATCGGGTGTCGGTCGTCGGGTTTGAAGCGCCTGGAATGCACGATCCCATCCTTGAGAATGCCTGGTACCGGGTCCGTGGGGAGGGGGCGGCCCCCTCTCCGTTTTTGCTGCAGGGGAAAAATGCGCTGCGAGCATCCTATGATGGGCATCTGGTCCAGTTGGAGGCCACCCTGCTGGATCACCTTCGGCTCGACGATCAGCACGTGCTTACCCTGCGGACTGGACCTCACGTGTACGAGGCAACCCTTCAAGGGGAGAACGGGGCCGATTCGTTAGCGTCCATTCGCACGGGCAGTCGGGTGCAGGCGACGGGGATCTACAATGTTCGCGTTGATCAGACGAGCCGGGGAGTATCGCCGCAGTCGTTTGAGTTGACCCTTCGCGACGCCACGGACGTTAGGGTCGTTGAGCCGGCGCCGTGGTGGGATTGGCGCCATACGACGGGGCTCGTCGTGGTGCTGGTAGTTCTGGGGCTTGGAGCGGTGTCCTGGGGAATTGCTCTTCGCCGGACCGTGCAGGAGCAGACCGAGGTGATTCGGGAAAAGCTGGATGCGGAGAAGCAGCTCAAAAAACAGGCGGAAGCAGCCAGTCGAGCCAAGAGCGAGTTTCTCGCGAACATGAGTCATGAGATCCGGACGCCGATGAATGGCGTGATCGGGATGGTTGAGCTCGTGCTGGACACCGACCTCACGACCGAACAACGGCAGTACCTCTCGATGGCGAAGTCGTCCGCACGCTCTCTGATGTCGATTATCAACGACATCCTGGACTTCTCAAAGAACGAGGCCGGCAAGCTTACGCTGGAGACGACGACGTTTTCGCTTCGAGAGCAGGTAATTCCCACGCTGCGAACCCTTGCGCGACGGGCGCACCGAAAGGGGTTGGAGCTCATCGTGGATATAGATCCGGCTGTCCCCGACCGCGTCGTGGGAGATCCGACCCGTCTAACGCAGGTGTTGGTGAACCTCGTCGATAATGCAATCAAATTTACGGAGACCGGAGAGGTCGAGGTGGGCATTGAGCGCGAGGCAGCGGCCCCTTCCGAAGGAACGGCCGACTCAGGAGAGACCAGAGCACCGGTTCGGCTACACCTCTGGGTGCGGGATACCGGGACGGGCATCCCTCCTGAAAAGCAGGGACGCATCTTTGAGGCCTTCGAACAGGCGGACATGTCCACCACCCGAAAGTACGGAGGGACGGGCCTGGGGCTGGTCATTGCGGCCCAACTTGTGGAGTTGATGGAGGGGGAGATCTGGCTCGACAGCACCGTAGGCGAGGGCAGCACCTTTCATGTTACAGTGAAGCTCGGAGAAGCCGGTCAGCAAGACGGAGAGGCCCCAGAAGAGTCTCAGACTGACGAACGACCGTCGCTCCAGGAATGGGACGGAGCGCGGGCACTCGTTGCAATGGAGAACGATGCGGCTCGTCAGCTTCTGGGACGTGTGCTGGAGGAGTGGGGGGTGGACCCTACGCTAGTAGACGCACCAGAGAAGGCCCGAGCTCGGAAACGAGCAGCAGCGGACGGAGACGAAGAGGCGTACGCCCTCGTGTTGATCGACGATACGATCGGGAAGGTCGATGGACGGGTGCTGGCGGCGCAGGTACGAGAAGAGAAGAGGGACGGCCAGGAAAACATTGTTCTCTTTAGTGCCATGACCGAAGCCGACATCGGCGTGGAATCAGGGGCCGCGGTCGATGAGCGACTGTTGAAGCCGTTTACACGACCCCAGTTGCGGACTTGTCTTGACCGTGTAAGGAGAGGGACGACCGGCGAAGCAGGTTCCTCGCGATCATCGGCAACGGCGGAAAAGAGCGAGGGGGCACAGACCGACGGGGAGACACATCCCCTTCGCGTGCTTTTGGCCGAGGACGACCAGACCAGTCAGCAACTGATTGTTCGGCTGCTAGAGAGACAGGGGCATGCGGTGACAGTGGCGACCACAGGACGGGCGGCCGTGACGAAATGGAAGCAGGAGGACTTCGACCTTGTGCTGATGGACGTGCAAATGCCGGAGGTGAATGGCGTTGCGGCAACCCGTGAAATACGGTCGATGGAAGAGGGGGACCCCGTACCGATTATTGCCCTCACTGCCCGGGCGAGCAAGGAAGACCGGAACGAGTGCCTGCGCGCCGGAATGGACGATTACCTCGCGAAACCGGTGAGCATCGAGGCGTTGCGGACAGTCGTCGCCGAGTTTGGAGGAGAGGAGCCCCGGGAAACGAAGGAGTCCCCCGAAACGGACGGACGGGCCGGGTAG
- a CDS encoding peptidylprolyl isomerase: MRFGLLLLACCVLAFSSQAQPDPERPRDQLLSRPALQSIVEAQIDRDTETLVTALNADDPGVRARAAFALASVQDTSAVPALLDRLQDGVPIVRTDAAFALTHMPKGVPDERLMDVLRYERDPAMQRRLIAALGHTGSATSQQALLDLGLPDRRDPDVALALARYAMRDLTDARATNWLVEHLTADAAKTRLHAAYAFGRVDSLATGRTDTLRHALDAYATNDPAAMYLVRALGRQNAHADTDRLTRWLREGADWRTRVEAARALAGLDTTTHPALIRALDDPHPLVARTAAETLAGADWTTDSNTAIGVWISAHPDRWRIIAPLLRGLARNGRPGRVLKIIKQWRNNASPFAYAAAIPALPPLDRPVADSLLVAATQHDDSRIAAAAVQGMSTRWNRVRPDNADLYFDALSSAVRRGDPALLYHGASALTDSLFVARGSADTLVATYRTLSMPEDLEGMTATLEALGDIGSSTSHSVLRKALDHPHPSIRQAAATGLSQTTDTTVRADPRPLPNTPTLDWDFLRSLGPAPQLVLSTDRGEITIELDPEQAPQTVQAICRFARKGRYDGVPFHRVVPNFVVQGGDFARRDGFGGPGTFLRTEITRLGHRRGTLGMASAGKNTEGSQFFIPHSLQPHLDGHYTSFGHVVEGMDVIDQLRVGDRITEATVSDTAP; encoded by the coding sequence ATGCGATTTGGGCTTCTCCTTCTGGCCTGTTGTGTCCTCGCGTTCTCTTCTCAGGCCCAGCCTGATCCGGAGCGCCCGCGGGACCAGTTGCTTTCGCGTCCGGCTCTTCAGTCAATCGTGGAGGCCCAAATCGACCGGGACACGGAAACTCTTGTCACAGCACTCAACGCTGACGACCCGGGCGTACGAGCGCGTGCGGCCTTTGCATTGGCATCCGTTCAGGACACGAGTGCTGTCCCCGCCCTTCTGGACCGCCTGCAAGATGGTGTGCCCATCGTTCGTACGGACGCCGCTTTTGCACTCACGCACATGCCCAAGGGGGTGCCTGACGAACGGTTGATGGACGTTCTGCGCTACGAACGGGACCCCGCCATGCAACGCCGCCTGATCGCCGCCCTCGGCCATACGGGAAGTGCCACGTCTCAGCAAGCCCTCCTCGATCTGGGCCTTCCCGACCGGCGAGATCCGGACGTGGCTCTTGCGCTCGCTCGCTACGCCATGCGCGACCTCACGGATGCTCGTGCCACCAACTGGCTCGTCGAGCATCTTACCGCCGACGCTGCCAAGACGCGCCTGCACGCCGCTTACGCGTTTGGGCGAGTCGACTCTCTGGCCACGGGCCGGACCGACACGTTACGCCATGCCCTCGATGCGTACGCTACGAATGATCCGGCGGCCATGTACCTCGTGCGTGCTCTCGGCCGACAGAATGCCCATGCCGACACAGACCGACTCACCCGTTGGCTCCGCGAGGGGGCCGACTGGCGAACGCGCGTAGAGGCTGCACGAGCGCTGGCAGGACTCGACACGACAACCCACCCCGCCCTCATTCGTGCCCTGGACGATCCCCATCCGCTCGTGGCCCGCACCGCTGCTGAGACTCTGGCCGGGGCCGACTGGACGACCGACTCGAACACAGCCATCGGCGTCTGGATCAGTGCCCATCCGGATCGATGGCGAATAATCGCTCCGCTGCTGCGAGGACTGGCCCGGAATGGTCGTCCGGGACGGGTTCTGAAGATTATAAAGCAGTGGCGCAACAATGCCTCTCCCTTCGCCTACGCCGCGGCAATACCAGCCCTGCCCCCCCTCGACCGTCCGGTGGCCGACTCCCTCCTCGTCGCTGCCACGCAACACGACGATTCGCGCATCGCTGCAGCGGCCGTACAGGGAATGTCGACTCGATGGAACCGCGTTCGTCCCGACAACGCCGACCTCTACTTTGATGCCCTTTCCAGCGCCGTGCGCCGCGGCGATCCGGCCCTTCTCTACCACGGGGCCTCTGCTCTCACCGATTCGCTCTTCGTGGCCCGCGGCAGTGCCGACACTCTTGTCGCCACATACCGCACGCTCTCGATGCCCGAAGACCTGGAGGGCATGACTGCTACGCTGGAAGCACTGGGCGACATTGGCTCCTCCACGTCACACTCGGTTCTCCGCAAGGCCCTCGACCACCCTCATCCTTCCATCCGACAGGCCGCCGCTACCGGTCTTTCCCAAACAACTGATACCACTGTCAGGGCCGATCCGCGCCCCCTTCCAAACACGCCGACCCTCGACTGGGATTTCCTCCGCTCCCTCGGCCCGGCCCCCCAACTCGTCCTTTCGACAGACCGTGGGGAGATCACAATCGAGCTCGATCCCGAACAGGCCCCGCAGACCGTGCAAGCAATCTGCCGCTTCGCTCGAAAGGGTCGCTACGACGGCGTACCGTTCCATCGCGTCGTCCCTAATTTCGTAGTGCAGGGCGGAGACTTTGCACGGCGGGATGGTTTTGGGGGACCCGGCACGTTCCTCCGTACCGAAATCACACGCCTCGGGCATCGGCGCGGCACGCTCGGCATGGCCAGCGCGGGCAAAAACACGGAGGGCAGCCAGTTCTTCATCCCTCACAGCCTGCAGCCCCACCTCGATGGGCACTACACGTCGTTCGGGCACGTGGTGGAGGGCATGGACGTGATCGATCAACTCCGGGTGGGCGACCGCATTACGGAGGCAACAGTCTCCGACACAGCGCCATAG